Proteins from a genomic interval of Oceanispirochaeta crateris:
- a CDS encoding P-loop NTPase: MMQVIAVASGKGGVGKSLLASNLAIGLADNNKKVILADLDLGGSNLHLVIGQKASNLGLGSFINNSKQKIEDIIQDTEYKNLRFISGEGEAPGAANITAPQKKKLINRMSGLDADYLVMDLGAGSSNTILDFFLLSGCGIIVTTPTLTATLNAYLFIKNVLFRMLYASFNRKSPATEYLETLRKDGVSLQKVYLTSLLEKLRSLDPAGADLFEEKKKHFQPRLVMNMLDNPDDIQKVDRLIISVRDYLGVNLDFLGVLYRDEFQKKALNSRLPVLKYKPGAVVSQGILRICDKVLDMKLEERINLSNLDAESSYQSAEMEAESDFNDKVQSLEELLHSGALTQGDLIETIRMQQYEISKLKKENRFIKSKLLKASELGFQV; this comes from the coding sequence ATGATGCAAGTAATTGCTGTTGCAAGTGGAAAGGGTGGGGTAGGTAAATCCCTGTTGGCCTCCAATTTGGCCATTGGTTTGGCTGATAACAATAAAAAAGTTATTTTGGCCGATTTGGATCTTGGCGGTTCAAATCTGCATCTGGTCATAGGACAAAAGGCATCCAATCTTGGGTTGGGCTCTTTTATTAATAATTCTAAGCAGAAAATTGAAGATATTATTCAGGATACAGAGTATAAGAATCTTCGTTTTATTTCGGGTGAGGGAGAAGCTCCCGGTGCTGCCAATATAACGGCACCACAGAAAAAGAAGTTAATTAATCGGATGAGTGGTCTGGATGCAGATTATCTTGTTATGGATTTGGGTGCTGGTTCCAGTAACACTATTCTTGATTTTTTCCTCCTTTCAGGCTGTGGCATCATCGTGACAACCCCGACGCTGACTGCAACACTTAATGCCTATCTATTCATTAAAAATGTTCTATTCAGGATGTTATATGCCTCTTTTAATAGAAAATCACCGGCGACTGAATATCTTGAAACTCTAAGAAAGGATGGGGTATCTCTTCAAAAGGTATACCTGACTAGTCTTTTAGAAAAATTAAGGAGCCTGGATCCCGCTGGTGCAGATCTCTTTGAAGAGAAAAAAAAGCATTTTCAACCACGTCTAGTTATGAATATGCTAGATAATCCGGATGATATTCAGAAAGTAGACCGCTTGATTATTTCTGTTAGAGATTATTTGGGAGTCAATCTTGATTTCCTGGGTGTTCTATACAGAGATGAGTTTCAGAAAAAGGCTCTAAATTCCCGTTTACCTGTCTTAAAGTACAAACCTGGAGCGGTTGTATCACAGGGAATCTTAAGAATTTGCGATAAAGTCCTGGATATGAAACTGGAAGAGAGGATTAATCTTTCAAACCTGGATGCCGAATCCTCTTATCAGTCGGCTGAGATGGAAGCCGAATCGGATTTTAATGACAAGGTGCAGTCACTGGAAGAACTGCTTCATAGCGGTGCTCTAACACAGGGAGATTTGATTGAAACTATTCGTATGCAACAATATGAAATTAGCAAATTAAAAAAGGAAAATAGATTCATCAAATCCAAGCTGTTAAAGGCTTCAGAATTGGGATTCCAAGTGTAG